Proteins co-encoded in one Sulfurimonas sp. HSL1-2 genomic window:
- a CDS encoding phosphoribosyltransferase family protein, whose product MKCLLCESWSLSRICRSCREEHLAPSLHTRKIVGKLSVHSFYRYDEIEPLLLTKHTDIGYHLYKIMASASFATYAASLESEEPVAVIAVDDHVRHGYSHTAILARAMKTDTLIPRHAVLRDRSGHRYSGQDFQYRLTHPRAFELKPFPEKSVILVDDILTTGLTLTQAVETLEMAGKEVLFCLTLADAER is encoded by the coding sequence ATGAAATGCCTTCTCTGCGAATCGTGGTCGTTAAGCCGCATTTGCAGGAGCTGCCGTGAGGAACATCTTGCCCCCTCCCTTCACACCCGCAAGATCGTCGGGAAACTCTCCGTCCACTCCTTTTACAGATATGATGAGATCGAGCCGCTGCTGCTGACGAAGCACACGGACATCGGCTACCACCTTTACAAGATCATGGCATCCGCCTCCTTTGCAACGTATGCGGCTTCGCTGGAGTCGGAGGAACCTGTGGCCGTCATTGCAGTGGATGATCATGTCCGTCACGGATATTCGCATACAGCGATCCTGGCGCGTGCGATGAAAACCGACACATTGATACCGCGGCATGCCGTGCTGCGCGACCGTTCGGGGCACCGCTACTCCGGGCAGGATTTCCAGTACCGCCTGACCCATCCGCGCGCGTTTGAACTCAAACCGTTCCCGGAAAAGAGCGTCATCCTCGTCGACGATATTCTGACAACAGGACTGACGTTGACCCAGGCGGTGGAGACGCTGGAAATGGCAGGGAAAGAGGTGCTCTTCTGTCTGACGCTGGCCGACGCGGAGCGTTAG
- a CDS encoding ribose-phosphate pyrophosphokinase, protein MRGYKIFAGSASEEFAKEVCRYLDVPLAKADIKRFSDGEISVQIAESVRGRDVFIIQSTGAPSNDNLMELLIMTDALRRSSASSITAVIPYFGYARQDRKAAPRVPISAKLVANLYQTAGIDRLVTIDLHAGQIQGFFDIPVDNLYGSIIFQQYIKEKNLPNPIIASPDIGGVARARYFAEKLGLEMVIVDKRREKANVAEVMNIIGDVEGKDVIMIDDMVDTAGTMVKAAAALKAKGATSVMACATHGVLSGKAYENLDKGELDELIISNSLATKPHPNIKVLTVAPLFGEVIRRVYHNESVNSLFA, encoded by the coding sequence ATGCGCGGTTACAAGATTTTTGCCGGGAGTGCCAGCGAAGAGTTTGCGAAAGAGGTCTGCAGATACCTCGACGTCCCCCTGGCCAAAGCGGATATCAAACGTTTCAGCGACGGGGAGATCTCCGTTCAGATTGCAGAGAGCGTCCGCGGACGCGACGTGTTCATCATCCAGTCAACGGGAGCCCCGTCCAACGACAACCTGATGGAGCTGCTCATCATGACCGATGCGCTTCGCCGCTCTTCTGCGAGCTCCATTACGGCAGTCATCCCGTATTTCGGCTACGCACGCCAGGACCGTAAAGCGGCACCGCGTGTCCCCATCAGCGCGAAACTCGTCGCGAACCTCTACCAGACGGCGGGCATCGACCGTCTTGTGACCATCGACCTGCACGCGGGCCAGATCCAGGGCTTCTTTGACATCCCTGTTGACAACCTCTACGGCTCCATCATCTTCCAGCAGTACATCAAGGAGAAAAACCTCCCGAACCCGATCATCGCCAGCCCGGATATCGGCGGGGTCGCACGCGCACGCTATTTCGCAGAGAAACTGGGCCTGGAGATGGTCATCGTCGACAAACGCCGCGAAAAGGCAAACGTGGCCGAAGTCATGAACATTATCGGCGACGTCGAAGGCAAGGATGTCATTATGATCGACGACATGGTCGATACGGCCGGGACGATGGTGAAAGCGGCAGCGGCGCTCAAAGCCAAGGGCGCGACCTCCGTCATGGCCTGTGCGACGCACGGGGTTCTGAGCGGCAAAGCCTACGAGAACCTTGACAAGGGCGAACTCGATGAGCTGATCATCTCCAACTCCCTGGCGACCAAACCCCACCCGAACATCAAGGTTCTGACCGTAGCACCGCTCTTCGGCGAAGTCATCCGCCGCGTTTACCACAACGAGAGCGTTAACAGTCTGTTCGCATAA
- a CDS encoding secondary thiamine-phosphate synthase enzyme YjbQ, protein MFQTTVTLPPYPRGFHLITDAIDNAVAASGVTTGLAHLFLKHTSASISLNENADPTVRKDMERFFTDVADAKPYYVHTYEGDDDMPAHIKSVMLGTSLTIPVTNGRLNLGTWQGIYLGEHRDHGGSRKLVVTVY, encoded by the coding sequence TTGTTCCAAACCACCGTCACCCTGCCCCCCTACCCGCGGGGATTCCACCTCATCACCGATGCCATTGACAATGCCGTCGCGGCATCCGGCGTAACGACGGGCCTCGCTCACCTCTTCCTCAAACACACCAGTGCATCGATCTCTCTCAATGAAAACGCCGATCCCACTGTCCGCAAAGACATGGAGCGCTTCTTCACCGATGTCGCCGACGCCAAGCCCTACTACGTCCACACCTACGAAGGCGACGACGATATGCCCGCACATATCAAAAGCGTTATGCTCGGCACCTCGCTGACCATCCCCGTCACCAACGGCCGTCTCAACCTCGGCACCTGGCAGGGGATCTACCTCGGCGAACACCGCGATCATGGCGGTAGCCGGAAGCTTGTCGTGACGGTCTACTGA
- the xseB gene encoding exodeoxyribonuclease VII small subunit: MEANDFEGRLEEAKQILEKLMNPEMTLEESVKAYESGTKALKEAQQILEAARKKIEQIRGGEETES, encoded by the coding sequence GTGGAAGCGAACGATTTTGAAGGGCGTCTGGAAGAGGCTAAACAGATCCTTGAAAAACTGATGAACCCCGAGATGACCCTCGAAGAGAGCGTCAAGGCCTATGAGTCGGGAACCAAGGCGCTCAAAGAGGCGCAGCAGATTCTCGAAGCGGCGCGCAAAAAGATCGAACAGATCCGCGGCGGGGAGGAGACGGAGTCGTGA
- a CDS encoding redoxin domain-containing protein, producing the protein MIKWKKWLKELIVLALLTAVGATVIGYLRAPSFEGAALPKVEVSKLYGLAYDSSVKPDKPYILHFWATWCPVCHAEAGNIDALAKDEKVITVAVKSGGLEKIGEYMRANDLSFPVINDQNGAIAEAFRIGVFPTTIIVGRDGKVFWAESGYTTTWGLKLRLWLAEIF; encoded by the coding sequence GTGATTAAATGGAAGAAGTGGCTCAAAGAGCTGATCGTACTTGCACTGCTTACCGCGGTAGGCGCCACCGTCATCGGCTACCTGCGTGCCCCATCCTTCGAAGGTGCCGCTCTGCCCAAGGTGGAGGTCTCCAAACTCTACGGGCTGGCCTATGACAGCAGCGTCAAACCGGACAAGCCCTACATCCTGCATTTCTGGGCGACCTGGTGCCCCGTCTGCCATGCGGAAGCGGGCAACATCGACGCCCTTGCCAAAGACGAGAAGGTCATTACCGTCGCCGTCAAATCGGGCGGGCTGGAGAAGATCGGCGAATATATGAGAGCAAACGACCTCTCTTTCCCCGTCATCAACGACCAGAACGGCGCCATTGCGGAGGCGTTCAGGATCGGCGTCTTCCCGACGACGATCATTGTCGGCAGAGACGGCAAAGTCTTCTGGGCCGAGAGCGGCTATACGACGACGTGGGGACTGAAGCTGCGGCTCTGGCTGGCCGAGATTTTCTAA
- a CDS encoding ThiF family adenylyltransferase yields MMHYFHRQIKLWGEEVQQSLQAKRIAIIGSGGLGSSLAFALGATGIGEIHIVDFDEVSVHNIHRQIAFKTGDEGKNKAVVNAGIVEARCPYTKAYAHECDFNAFAKKGIEVDLILDATDNLPTRGQINEYAKIHNTPWVYGSVEAFHGQVCFFDRSSFNDVFKITLKEPAGIAAPIVMHIASLQANLALRYLAGQPVKKDFLYYLFFNDEGELVTQKFGLPV; encoded by the coding sequence ATGATGCACTATTTCCATCGTCAGATCAAACTCTGGGGGGAAGAGGTCCAGCAGTCGCTGCAGGCAAAGCGGATCGCCATCATCGGAAGCGGCGGCCTGGGGAGTTCGCTCGCGTTTGCCCTGGGGGCGACGGGAATCGGGGAGATTCATATCGTGGATTTCGATGAGGTGAGCGTGCACAACATTCACCGCCAGATCGCTTTCAAGACGGGGGACGAGGGCAAAAACAAAGCCGTCGTCAATGCCGGCATCGTCGAGGCCCGCTGCCCCTATACGAAAGCGTATGCCCATGAGTGCGACTTCAACGCCTTCGCGAAAAAAGGGATCGAAGTCGACCTGATCCTCGATGCGACGGACAACCTCCCGACACGGGGACAGATCAACGAATATGCCAAGATCCACAACACGCCGTGGGTCTACGGTTCGGTCGAAGCGTTTCACGGGCAGGTCTGTTTCTTCGACCGCTCCTCTTTCAACGATGTGTTCAAGATCACGCTCAAAGAGCCCGCGGGGATTGCCGCACCGATCGTCATGCATATCGCCTCGCTGCAGGCGAACCTGGCCCTGCGCTACCTGGCGGGCCAGCCGGTCAAAAAAGATTTTCTCTACTACCTCTTTTTCAACGACGAGGGCGAACTCGTGACACAGAAATTCGGCCTTCCTGTATAA
- the lepA gene encoding translation elongation factor 4: MSHIRNFSIIAHIDHGKSTLADRIIQECGSVTERELKSQMMDTMDIEQERGITIKAQSVRLDYVKDGEHYVLNLIDTPGHVDFSYEVSKSLASSDGALLIVDAAQGVEAQTIANVYLAMENELELLPVINKIDLPAAEPERVAEEIETSIGIDATDALMVSAKTGVGIRELVDAIVDRIPAPVGDPDAPTKAIIYDSWFDPYLGALALVRVFDGNIRKKQIVKLMSNNEQHEVLDLMYPHPLKKMKTESIDSGEIGIVVLGLKDVGTLNVGDTITDAKRPAAEPVGDYEPAKPFVFAGLYPIDTDKFEDLRDALDKLRLNDSSLSYEPETSVALGFGFRVGFLGMLHMEVVKERLEREFDMDLIATAPSVVYDVFLTDGSQIEVHNPSELPPVNHIERIEEPYVKATVITPSEYLGNIMNLLVAKRGMQEKMDYLNEERVLLEYSVPMNEIVVDFYDKLKSISKGYASFDYEPIDFREGDLVKLDVRVAGDVVDALSVIVPREQAEQRGRALVKSMKELIPRQLFEVAVQASVGNKVIARETVKSMGKNVTAKCYGGDITRKRKLLEKQKAGKKRMKAIGKVQLPQEAFMSVLKMD; the protein is encoded by the coding sequence CTGAGCCACATTCGCAACTTCTCTATCATCGCCCACATCGACCACGGTAAAAGTACCCTGGCCGACCGGATCATCCAGGAGTGCGGCTCCGTGACGGAGCGTGAACTCAAATCGCAGATGATGGACACGATGGACATCGAGCAGGAGCGCGGTATCACCATCAAGGCACAGAGCGTCCGGCTCGATTACGTCAAGGACGGCGAACACTACGTCCTGAACCTCATTGACACCCCGGGCCACGTCGACTTCAGTTACGAAGTCAGCAAGTCACTGGCTTCCTCTGACGGCGCGCTGCTGATCGTCGACGCGGCACAGGGGGTCGAGGCGCAGACCATCGCCAACGTCTACCTTGCCATGGAAAATGAACTTGAACTGCTCCCGGTCATTAACAAGATCGACCTTCCCGCCGCCGAGCCGGAACGGGTCGCCGAAGAGATCGAAACGAGTATCGGGATCGATGCCACGGACGCATTGATGGTCTCTGCCAAAACGGGCGTAGGCATCCGAGAGCTTGTCGATGCCATCGTCGACCGCATCCCCGCCCCGGTGGGCGACCCGGATGCGCCGACGAAGGCGATCATCTACGACAGCTGGTTCGACCCCTATCTCGGTGCGCTGGCGCTGGTACGTGTTTTCGACGGCAATATCCGCAAGAAGCAGATCGTCAAGCTGATGAGCAATAATGAACAGCACGAGGTCCTCGACCTCATGTACCCGCACCCGCTCAAGAAGATGAAGACCGAGTCGATCGACAGCGGCGAGATCGGTATCGTCGTGCTCGGCCTCAAAGATGTCGGGACCCTGAACGTCGGCGATACGATCACCGATGCGAAAAGACCTGCGGCAGAGCCGGTCGGGGATTATGAGCCGGCGAAGCCTTTTGTCTTCGCTGGGCTCTACCCCATCGATACGGACAAGTTCGAGGATCTGCGCGATGCGCTGGATAAGCTGCGCCTCAACGACTCGTCGCTCAGCTACGAACCGGAGACATCCGTCGCCCTCGGGTTCGGTTTCCGCGTCGGTTTCCTCGGCATGCTGCACATGGAGGTTGTCAAGGAGCGTCTGGAACGCGAATTCGACATGGACCTGATCGCCACAGCCCCCTCGGTCGTCTATGACGTCTTTCTGACGGACGGTTCGCAGATCGAAGTGCACAACCCCTCCGAACTGCCGCCGGTAAACCATATCGAACGCATCGAGGAACCCTATGTCAAGGCGACGGTCATCACCCCGTCGGAGTACCTCGGCAATATCATGAATCTGCTCGTCGCCAAGCGCGGCATGCAGGAGAAGATGGACTACCTCAACGAGGAACGCGTTCTGCTGGAGTACTCCGTACCGATGAACGAGATCGTCGTCGATTTCTACGACAAGCTCAAGTCCATCTCCAAAGGGTACGCAAGTTTCGACTATGAGCCGATCGACTTCAGAGAGGGTGACCTCGTCAAGCTCGACGTCCGTGTTGCCGGCGACGTCGTCGACGCCCTCTCGGTCATTGTCCCGCGCGAACAGGCGGAACAGCGCGGCCGGGCGCTCGTCAAGAGCATGAAAGAGCTCATCCCCCGTCAACTCTTCGAAGTCGCGGTACAGGCCTCCGTCGGCAACAAAGTCATTGCCCGAGAGACCGTTAAGTCGATGGGCAAGAACGTTACGGCGAAATGTTACGGAGGGGATATTACCCGTAAACGAAAGCTGCTCGAGAAGCAGAAAGCCGGTAAGAAACGGATGAAGGCGATCGGCAAGGTACAGCTGCCGCAGGAGGCCTTCATGTCCGTCCTCAAAATGGACTAA
- a CDS encoding DUF4230 domain-containing protein, whose product MDNLIMFFTGLFLAGGIALLVWYLKRNKKEGPANVALYSTIEKMESLGTLNVYKVVTKEIVTASDHIFGNFGEKYLRWLISKKKLAMIFTFDIDFSYNLKDSHFGIEELGEGQYLFKMPECRYSLSIKDISFYDEQNGKLLPWLLPDLIAGVFSDGFDENDRNALIREAKKQVSAIANGMMIELLPDVQKSARTTLEQIAFALNAASIRFDFSESPTIENTVNYLPEKKENEALPA is encoded by the coding sequence ATGGATAATCTCATTATGTTTTTCACCGGCCTCTTCCTTGCGGGGGGCATCGCACTGCTCGTCTGGTACCTCAAACGCAACAAGAAAGAGGGCCCGGCCAATGTTGCCCTCTATTCGACGATCGAGAAAATGGAGTCACTGGGGACCCTCAACGTCTACAAGGTCGTCACGAAGGAGATCGTCACGGCGTCGGATCATATCTTCGGGAACTTCGGGGAGAAGTATCTGCGCTGGCTCATCTCCAAGAAGAAACTGGCGATGATCTTCACCTTCGACATCGATTTCAGCTACAACCTCAAAGACAGCCATTTCGGCATCGAGGAGCTGGGCGAAGGGCAGTACCTCTTTAAAATGCCCGAGTGCCGCTATTCGCTCAGCATCAAGGATATCAGTTTCTACGATGAGCAGAACGGCAAACTGCTGCCGTGGCTGCTGCCCGACCTCATCGCCGGCGTCTTCAGCGACGGCTTCGACGAAAACGACCGCAATGCCCTGATCAGGGAGGCAAAGAAGCAGGTCTCCGCCATCGCCAACGGCATGATGATCGAACTGCTCCCCGATGTGCAGAAATCTGCCCGAACGACCTTAGAGCAGATCGCCTTCGCCCTCAACGCCGCATCGATCCGCTTCGACTTCTCCGAATCCCCGACGATTGAGAACACCGTCAACTATCTGCCCGAAAAGAAAGAGAACGAAGCCCTGCCCGCCTAA
- a CDS encoding carbon-nitrogen hydrolase family protein yields the protein MTVGVLQLPSVGMSTTKLYHYVRIAHKRGVRVLLMGEYLLNSFFKELQQTPVSMLRELCDHQLGILRDLAAAYDMTFVAPLVTVKAGTPFKSIVKISPRSTAYYQQQVLIDYPHWNEAAFFANPVEPLHEPMTFRVDNVRFGILGGYELHFDALWQSIWEKRIDCILLPTASTFESQQRWRDLIRMRAFTHNCFVLRANRIGDVKDDGHLWRFYGDSLLANPDGEIESTLGDREELMVVEIDHAQVMESRRGWKFKEAMEKRRD from the coding sequence GTGACGGTTGGCGTGCTGCAGCTTCCCTCGGTCGGCATGAGTACGACGAAGCTGTATCACTATGTGCGGATCGCCCACAAACGCGGCGTACGCGTCCTGCTGATGGGCGAATACCTCCTGAACTCCTTTTTCAAAGAGCTGCAGCAGACGCCGGTCTCGATGCTGCGCGAACTCTGTGATCACCAGCTCGGCATACTTCGGGATCTCGCGGCCGCCTATGACATGACCTTCGTTGCCCCCCTGGTGACGGTCAAAGCGGGCACCCCCTTTAAAAGCATCGTCAAAATCTCCCCCCGTTCGACGGCCTATTACCAGCAGCAGGTACTGATCGACTATCCGCACTGGAACGAAGCCGCTTTCTTCGCCAACCCGGTCGAACCGCTTCACGAACCGATGACCTTCCGAGTCGACAATGTCCGTTTCGGCATCCTCGGCGGCTATGAGCTGCATTTCGACGCATTGTGGCAGAGTATCTGGGAGAAGAGGATCGACTGCATCCTGCTGCCGACGGCCTCCACCTTCGAATCGCAGCAGCGCTGGCGCGACCTGATCCGAATGCGCGCCTTTACGCACAACTGCTTCGTGCTGCGGGCCAACCGTATCGGCGACGTAAAAGACGACGGGCATCTGTGGCGCTTTTACGGCGATTCGCTGCTGGCCAATCCCGACGGCGAGATCGAAAGCACGCTGGGGGATAGGGAGGAGCTGATGGTCGTCGAGATCGACCATGCGCAGGTGATGGAGTCGCGCCGGGGCTGGAAGTTCAAAGAGGCGATGGAGAAACGGCGTGATTAA